Proteins encoded within one genomic window of Bacteroidota bacterium:
- a CDS encoding gliding motility-associated C-terminal domain-containing protein codes for MKHIHSRLLLACTLLYAIASNAQPSQPTICPINAGPNQSVCVPTCANLSGTFTPTFQTNTYSMSTIPYTPDPFTVGTALVLGDDQWSSAIPLPFTFCYFGNPYTQLLIGSNGALTFDLTPAGGYCQWPISAAMPTASDPVMIGGPWQDLYPPGGGTIKYTTYGVAPCRRFVVSWYQVPMYSCTTTLCTQQLTLYETTNVIDNYLQSKGLCTGWNGGNAIQGIQNPAFNTAFVQAGRNYPTQWSAVNDAKRWQPAGAATSVVSWYQGATAIATVVNNGTGIATATVCPVATTTYTLQEISTNCNATTATVTSTMTVTVSSLTLSGTQTNNVCSSSCTGTATTTVVSGTGPFTYLWTPAPGGGQGTATATGLCAGTYSCTVTGAGGCQGTQTFTITANPPITDVPSHVNVSCNAACNGSATVVASGGTGTYTYSWAPVGGTSATATGLCAGNYTCTISSPAGCTITQTFTITQPTALTATQSQGTILCNGGTTTASVVASGGTPAYTYNWTPSGGTGATSTPLGAGSYTCTITDANGCSITKTFTIAQPTAITATSTSSTATCGSPNGSATVTPSGGTPGYTYSWAPSGGTGSTASGLTAGTYTCTITDANGCSITKTVTVSSTNSLSATITGNVSVSCNGGNNGSATVTPVGGNPGFTYSWSPTGGTGATGVNLTAGNYTVTVNDAGGCSATATVTITQPTAVTATQSQTNVTCNGGNNGTATVVASGGTPAYSYSWAPSGGTSATASGLSAGTYTCTITDANGCLITKIFTITQATAITATTSSTQATCGNPNGTATVTPSGGTPGYTYSWAPSGGTGSTASGLGTGTYTCTITDAAGCSITKTVTITNAGSPTATITSSTNISCFGGNNGSATVSASGGTGPYTYSWSPIGGTGTTASSLTANTYTVTVTDANGCSNIATVTLTQPTALTATATASPVLCNGGNTGSAAVTPAGGSPAYSYSWSPSGGTGATTTGVGANTYTCTVTDSHGCTTTATATVTQPTALTATTSQVNVLCNGALTGSATVNASGGTPAYSYSWAPSGGTSATASGLGAGTFTCTITDANGCSITKIFTITQPTALSATTSSTQSTCGNPNGSASVVVSGGTPAYSYSWAPSGGTGSTASGLASNIYTVTITDANGCSLTATANVTNAGSPTATITSSTNVSCFGGNNGSATVSAAGGTGPYTYNWTPAGGTGITASGLTALNYSVTVTDANGCTATASVLITQPTALAATASSSPVLCNGGNTGSATVTITGGTSAYTQNWTPIGGTGTTANNLTAQTYTCTVIDANGCSTTATTTVTQPTALTITGTQTNVNCNGGNTGVANVTVGGGTPVYTYSWSPTGGTGATAMNLPAQNYTCTATDGNGCIITQTFAITEPPLLTVTTTTVSSTCGNPNGSATATPAGGTPPYFYSWSSGGTAATETGLSANTYTVTVTDNKGCTATAVVTITNMGSPTVTITSSSNVLCFGGNTGSATSNGTGGTGVLTYAWSNGGTNPTDNNLSAGTYTITVTDVNGCQDTAQVIITQPPVLTVSTTQADELCNGGSTASTNAIPAGGVTAYSYLWSNGVTTSTNSGILAGNYSVVVTDANGCTANANVTIIEPTALALTTSQVDETCFGGSTGSATVTATGATPTYGYLWSNASAAATTSNLTAGLYTVNVTDANGCTASATVTITEPTQVTAVATEVDAHCNQSDGSATVTGGGGTPGPGYTYLWSNGGTTATISNIPSGTYNVTVTDANGCSATTSVTVNNLNGVNTSVNSTTNILCNGNTTGQILINYGGGNGPYNFAWTPNVSANDSANNIGAGTYTCVVTDANGCSSTATATLTQPAALTVTASASPPAVCAGSSVQLNANPTGGVGPYTVTWGPIGMTGTSPNYTPAASGVDTVYVVDANGCTTNTTVNVIVFAMPVVSFTSNIQAGCDPVCVSFSDLSTVANPAVINAWTWDFGDGNNSSSQNPGHCYSVSGSYNVTLTVKTQDGCLQTITMNSYITVHPNPVAAFSASPQPTTILDPMIDFTDASTGATAWSWSFGDLVGTSTNENPSYTYPSVVDCYQVVLTVTSVDGCVDTVSHPVCLEPDVMIYVPNAFTPDGNNTNDIFNAVCLGIDPDKFQMWIYDRWGNQIFYTDDINKGWDGRVMGHPDVAQIDTYVWKIKATDLLGKQHSLLGKVSLIK; via the coding sequence ATGAAACACATCCACTCACGACTTCTTCTGGCGTGCACATTGCTCTATGCGATCGCGTCTAATGCACAACCTTCTCAACCCACAATTTGCCCGATCAACGCGGGACCTAATCAAAGTGTGTGCGTTCCTACTTGTGCAAATCTCTCGGGAACTTTTACTCCTACTTTTCAAACCAATACGTACTCGATGAGTACGATTCCGTACACACCGGATCCTTTCACCGTAGGAACTGCGCTTGTTCTTGGTGATGACCAATGGTCCTCTGCTATTCCACTGCCATTCACATTTTGCTATTTCGGCAATCCCTATACACAATTACTGATTGGCTCGAACGGTGCTTTGACATTCGATCTTACACCCGCAGGCGGTTATTGTCAGTGGCCAATTAGTGCTGCAATGCCTACTGCAAGTGACCCTGTAATGATCGGCGGTCCCTGGCAGGATCTTTATCCTCCTGGTGGCGGAACAATTAAATACACAACTTACGGGGTGGCTCCATGTAGAAGGTTTGTTGTTTCATGGTACCAGGTTCCGATGTATTCGTGCACAACAACACTTTGTACTCAGCAATTGACATTATATGAAACGACCAATGTCATTGACAATTATCTGCAGTCAAAAGGACTTTGTACCGGGTGGAATGGTGGAAATGCAATCCAAGGAATCCAAAACCCAGCTTTTAATACCGCCTTTGTTCAAGCCGGTCGTAATTATCCAACTCAATGGTCCGCAGTTAATGATGCCAAGCGCTGGCAACCAGCTGGCGCTGCAACTTCAGTAGTTTCATGGTACCAGGGAGCAACTGCAATTGCTACTGTAGTAAATAATGGAACCGGAATTGCAACAGCAACAGTTTGCCCGGTTGCAACAACAACTTATACGCTTCAGGAAATTTCTACAAATTGTAATGCTACTACTGCAACAGTAACTTCGACTATGACAGTTACAGTAAGTTCACTCACACTTTCAGGAACGCAAACGAATAACGTGTGTTCGAGTAGTTGCACAGGAACAGCAACCACAACCGTAGTTTCAGGTACTGGTCCTTTTACTTATTTATGGACACCAGCACCAGGAGGAGGACAAGGAACTGCAACTGCCACAGGTTTGTGTGCAGGAACTTATTCGTGTACTGTAACAGGCGCCGGTGGTTGTCAGGGAACTCAAACTTTTACAATCACAGCTAATCCACCAATTACAGACGTCCCGTCTCATGTGAATGTAAGTTGTAACGCTGCATGCAATGGCTCTGCAACTGTAGTTGCTTCCGGCGGAACGGGAACATATACTTATTCATGGGCGCCGGTCGGAGGAACATCGGCAACTGCCACCGGATTGTGTGCAGGAAATTATACATGTACAATTAGTTCACCGGCGGGTTGTACTATAACACAAACCTTCACGATCACGCAACCCACTGCTCTTACTGCAACACAGTCGCAAGGAACTATTTTGTGTAACGGAGGAACTACAACAGCAAGCGTAGTTGCATCAGGAGGAACTCCGGCTTATACTTACAACTGGACACCTTCCGGAGGAACCGGTGCAACTTCTACACCTCTGGGTGCGGGATCATACACGTGCACGATCACTGATGCGAACGGATGCTCGATAACAAAAACATTTACCATTGCCCAGCCAACAGCGATCACTGCAACTTCTACATCAAGCACTGCAACATGCGGAAGCCCGAATGGATCTGCTACAGTTACTCCTTCCGGAGGAACTCCTGGTTATACTTATTCATGGGCACCAAGTGGTGGAACAGGTTCAACCGCGAGCGGATTAACAGCAGGAACTTATACTTGCACGATCACTGATGCGAATGGATGTTCTATTACAAAAACAGTTACTGTTTCCAGCACGAATAGTTTAAGTGCAACCATTACCGGAAACGTTTCAGTTTCATGCAATGGAGGAAATAACGGAAGTGCAACTGTTACTCCTGTCGGAGGAAATCCGGGTTTCACTTATTCCTGGTCACCAACAGGTGGAACAGGTGCAACGGGTGTGAATCTCACTGCAGGAAATTATACGGTAACCGTGAATGATGCCGGCGGATGTTCTGCAACAGCAACTGTAACAATAACACAACCGACTGCAGTTACTGCAACACAATCTCAGACTAACGTAACATGCAATGGAGGAAATAACGGCACTGCTACTGTTGTTGCATCAGGAGGAACTCCTGCTTATTCTTATTCATGGGCGCCATCGGGCGGAACGAGTGCAACTGCATCCGGGCTTTCTGCAGGAACTTATACCTGCACGATCACAGATGCGAATGGATGTTTGATCACAAAAATATTTACGATCACTCAGGCAACTGCGATCACAGCTACCACTTCATCTACACAAGCAACCTGCGGAAATCCGAATGGAACAGCGACTGTAACACCTTCAGGCGGAACTCCTGGTTATACTTATTCATGGGCGCCAAGTGGAGGAACAGGATCAACAGCTTCAGGATTAGGAACAGGAACTTATACATGCACGATCACTGATGCTGCAGGTTGTTCGATTACAAAAACAGTTACGATCACCAATGCAGGTTCACCAACAGCAACGATCACTTCGTCAACAAATATTTCATGCTTCGGTGGCAACAATGGATCTGCTACTGTTTCTGCTTCAGGCGGAACTGGCCCTTACACTTATTCATGGTCTCCGATTGGAGGAACAGGAACTACTGCAAGTTCACTCACAGCAAATACCTATACTGTTACTGTTACTGATGCAAACGGATGTTCGAACATTGCAACCGTTACCTTGACACAACCAACAGCATTAACTGCTACTGCAACTGCATCACCGGTTTTGTGTAATGGTGGAAATACCGGATCTGCAGCAGTGACTCCTGCCGGAGGTTCTCCAGCGTACAGTTACTCATGGTCACCAAGCGGTGGAACTGGTGCAACAACAACCGGTGTTGGCGCAAATACATACACGTGTACAGTTACAGATTCACACGGATGTACAACAACAGCAACGGCAACAGTAACACAACCTACTGCACTCACTGCAACAACTTCTCAAGTAAATGTTCTTTGTAATGGAGCATTGACCGGATCTGCAACAGTGAATGCAAGCGGAGGAACTCCTGCTTATTCTTATTCATGGGCACCGAGCGGCGGAACATCTGCTACTGCAAGCGGACTCGGTGCAGGAACATTTACTTGCACAATCACTGATGCAAACGGTTGCTCGATCACAAAAATATTTACGATCACACAGCCAACTGCATTGAGTGCAACAACTTCGTCCACACAATCTACCTGCGGAAATCCAAACGGATCTGCTTCTGTAGTTGTCAGCGGAGGAACTCCTGCTTATTCTTATTCATGGGCTCCAAGTGGCGGAACCGGTTCTACTGCTTCCGGACTCGCATCAAATATTTATACAGTAACAATCACTGATGCTAATGGATGTTCGCTAACTGCAACTGCAAACGTAACAAACGCGGGTTCTCCAACAGCAACTATTACTTCTTCTACAAACGTTTCCTGTTTCGGAGGAAATAACGGATCGGCTACTGTTTCTGCTGCTGGTGGAACCGGACCTTATACTTACAATTGGACACCAGCAGGTGGAACCGGAATCACCGCAAGCGGATTGACCGCATTGAATTATAGTGTAACGGTGACCGATGCGAATGGATGCACAGCAACTGCTTCAGTTCTCATCACTCAACCAACCGCTCTCGCTGCAACTGCAAGTTCTTCTCCTGTTCTTTGTAATGGAGGAAATACAGGATCTGCAACTGTAACAATAACCGGTGGAACTAGTGCTTACACACAGAACTGGACACCGATCGGTGGAACAGGAACGACAGCAAATAATCTTACGGCGCAAACGTATACATGTACCGTGATTGATGCGAATGGATGTTCAACTACTGCGACAACAACTGTTACACAACCAACAGCACTCACTATTACCGGAACGCAAACCAACGTGAATTGTAACGGTGGAAATACAGGTGTAGCGAATGTGACAGTTGGCGGCGGAACACCGGTTTATACTTATTCATGGTCACCGACTGGTGGAACCGGTGCAACTGCAATGAATCTCCCCGCACAGAATTATACGTGCACAGCTACTGACGGCAATGGTTGTATTATAACACAAACCTTCGCGATCACTGAACCACCACTGCTCACGGTTACTACAACAACTGTTTCTTCCACCTGCGGAAATCCAAACGGATCTGCTACTGCAACTCCTGCCGGAGGAACACCGCCTTACTTCTATTCATGGTCGTCCGGCGGAACTGCTGCAACTGAAACAGGATTGAGTGCAAATACTTACACCGTTACTGTTACGGATAATAAAGGATGTACAGCAACTGCGGTTGTCACGATCACCAACATGGGATCACCAACTGTAACGATCACTTCTTCTTCGAATGTTCTTTGTTTCGGTGGCAACACCGGTTCGGCAACTTCGAATGGAACAGGCGGAACAGGCGTGCTCACTTATGCATGGTCGAACGGCGGAACAAATCCAACTGATAATAATCTTTCTGCAGGAACATATACGATAACTGTTACTGATGTGAACGGTTGCCAGGATACAGCACAGGTTATCATCACTCAGCCACCAGTGCTCACTGTTTCAACAACGCAAGCCGATGAACTCTGCAATGGTGGATCGACCGCTTCTACAAACGCAATTCCTGCCGGTGGCGTTACCGCGTATTCTTACCTCTGGTCGAATGGCGTAACCACTTCCACCAACTCAGGAATTCTTGCAGGAAATTATTCTGTTGTTGTTACTGATGCGAATGGATGTACTGCAAATGCAAACGTTACGATCATCGAACCAACTGCTCTTGCTCTCACCACTTCACAAGTGGATGAAACCTGCTTCGGCGGTTCTACAGGATCTGCGACTGTAACTGCTACGGGTGCGACACCTACTTACGGTTATCTCTGGTCGAATGCAAGCGCTGCTGCAACAACTTCGAATCTCACTGCAGGATTGTACACCGTGAATGTTACCGATGCAAACGGATGCACAGCTTCTGCAACAGTAACAATAACTGAACCGACGCAAGTGACAGCAGTCGCAACTGAAGTGGATGCGCATTGCAACCAATCTGATGGTTCTGCAACTGTGACCGGCGGAGGCGGAACTCCGGGACCGGGTTACACTTACCTCTGGTCGAATGGAGGAACCACTGCAACCATTTCGAATATTCCATCGGGAACTTACAATGTTACTGTGACCGATGCGAACGGATGCAGCGCTACAACTTCAGTTACTGTAAACAATCTCAACGGTGTGAACACTTCTGTGAATTCAACAACGAATATTCTTTGTAATGGAAATACAACAGGACAGATCCTCATCAATTATGGCGGAGGAAATGGCCCGTACAATTTTGCCTGGACACCGAACGTAAGTGCGAATGATTCTGCAAATAATATCGGTGCGGGAACTTACACTTGCGTAGTCACTGACGCAAACGGATGTTCTTCTACAGCGACAGCAACACTCACGCAACCCGCTGCACTTACTGTTACTGCGAGTGCATCTCCTCCTGCAGTTTGTGCCGGCTCGTCTGTTCAGTTGAATGCAAATCCAACTGGTGGAGTTGGTCCTTATACAGTAACATGGGGCCCAATAGGAATGACAGGAACTTCGCCGAATTATACTCCTGCTGCTTCCGGTGTTGATACGGTTTACGTTGTTGATGCGAATGGTTGTACCACAAATACAACTGTGAATGTTATTGTATTTGCAATGCCGGTAGTTTCATTCACGTCCAATATTCAAGCCGGTTGCGATCCTGTTTGCGTTTCATTCTCCGATCTTTCTACTGTTGCAAATCCGGCGGTGATTAATGCGTGGACATGGGATTTCGGTGACGGAAATAATTCTTCATCGCAGAATCCTGGTCATTGTTATTCCGTATCCGGTTCTTACAATGTTACACTCACTGTGAAAACCCAGGATGGTTGTTTGCAAACGATCACGATGAATTCTTACATCACCGTTCATCCGAATCCTGTAGCGGCATTCAGTGCATCGCCACAACCGACAACTATTCTTGATCCAATGATAGACTTCACGGATGCTTCAACCGGTGCAACAGCATGGTCATGGAGTTTCGGTGATCTCGTCGGTACATCCACGAATGAGAATCCATCTTATACCTATCCAAGCGTGGTCGATTGTTACCAGGTTGTACTTACTGTAACAAGTGTTGACGGATGTGTTGATACAGTTTCTCACCCCGTGTGCCTCGAGCCGGATGTGATGATCTATGTTCCGAATGCTTTCACACCTGACGGAAATAATACGAACGATATCTTCAACGCAGTTTGTCTCGGAATAGATCCCGATAAATTCCAGATGTGGATCTATGACCGCTGGGGCAACCAGATCTTCTATACTGATGACATTAATAAAGGATGGGACGGAAGAGTGATGGGACATCCTGACGTTGCGCAAATCGATACGTATGTATGGAAGATAAAAGCAACTGACCTCCTCGGAAAACAACACAGTCTGCTGGGAAAAGTAAGTTTGATCAAATAA
- a CDS encoding PepSY-like domain-containing protein, translating into MKKIIFILMLAVASITVSAQKSNIPAACKTKLTQLYPNATGVKWGVEGNNYEAEFKNAGVETSLLLDASGNVQETEVGIDKSQLPAAVTLYMSKNVPTKKITEASRITDSAGKVTYEAEAGGLDYIFDETGNFIKTEKE; encoded by the coding sequence ATGAAAAAAATCATCTTCATTCTCATGCTCGCTGTAGCAAGCATTACCGTCTCCGCACAGAAAAGTAATATTCCTGCGGCATGCAAAACAAAACTGACACAGTTGTATCCTAACGCAACCGGCGTAAAATGGGGCGTTGAGGGAAATAACTACGAAGCTGAATTTAAAAATGCAGGTGTTGAAACTTCTCTTCTTCTCGATGCTTCCGGAAATGTACAGGAAACCGAAGTGGGAATCGACAAAAGCCAGCTTCCTGCCGCGGTTACATTGTACATGAGCAAAAATGTTCCTACAAAAAAGATCACAGAAGCTTCACGTATTACTGATTCCGCAGGGAAAGTGACCTATGAAGCAGAAGCCGGCGGACTCGATTATATTTTCGATGAAACAGGAAATTTTATCAAAACAGAAAAAGAATAA
- a CDS encoding HAMP domain-containing histidine kinase — MKLLAKTGLIYFVTTLFVFASGGVVFYYNLRKIVDEETTERLFTEKSQVEDFVKEHDTIPGNSFTEGDELQFFPMVHPPAKHLRDTIMFSKEEGEDLPFRQLVFPIKAGKGEYSVLISKNLFETDDLVEAISWSFITIIIVLLVVTVIVNRIAAGKIMKPFFSTVGKLKEFKLEEKEPVSFSKTSTKEFRELNRVLEKMTEKITTDYRNLKSFTENASHELQTPLSVILASTEQLLQEKNLDERSVENIQRINQTTRKLSKLNQTLLLLAKIENRQFDTAEETDLSEILKSRMELLGDIIAHKEIKTEMNVTPHSKVKIHQVLAEVLVSNLLTNAIRHNVAGGKLLVNFDGKKLIVANTGAPLQGPPEKLFERFYKENNSTESTGLGLALVKQIADTYSLILSHNFENGVHSFTIGF; from the coding sequence ATTGTGGATGAAGAAACGACGGAACGGCTCTTTACAGAAAAATCGCAGGTGGAGGATTTCGTTAAAGAGCACGATACCATTCCCGGCAACAGTTTCACAGAAGGAGATGAACTCCAGTTCTTCCCTATGGTTCATCCGCCGGCAAAACATTTGCGCGATACGATCATGTTCTCGAAAGAAGAAGGCGAGGATCTTCCATTTCGGCAACTCGTCTTCCCGATCAAAGCGGGCAAGGGCGAATATTCCGTTCTCATCAGCAAGAATCTTTTTGAGACTGATGATCTCGTGGAAGCGATCTCCTGGTCGTTCATCACCATCATCATCGTGCTGCTGGTCGTAACGGTCATTGTCAATCGCATTGCAGCCGGAAAGATCATGAAACCTTTCTTCTCCACCGTCGGCAAGCTGAAAGAATTCAAACTTGAAGAAAAAGAACCGGTTTCTTTTTCGAAAACATCTACAAAAGAATTCCGCGAACTCAATCGTGTGCTGGAGAAAATGACGGAAAAAATTACGACCGATTACCGCAACCTGAAATCATTCACCGAAAATGCTTCACACGAATTGCAGACACCGCTCTCGGTGATTCTTGCTTCTACTGAGCAGTTACTTCAGGAAAAAAATCTCGACGAACGTTCTGTAGAAAATATTCAGCGCATCAACCAGACGACCCGTAAACTTTCAAAACTGAACCAGACACTCCTGTTGCTCGCTAAGATCGAGAACAGGCAATTCGATACTGCGGAAGAGACTGATCTTTCTGAAATTTTAAAATCAAGAATGGAATTACTGGGTGATATCATTGCGCACAAGGAAATAAAAACGGAAATGAATGTTACGCCGCATTCAAAAGTGAAGATCCACCAGGTGCTGGCCGAGGTACTCGTTTCCAACCTGCTCACGAATGCCATCCGTCATAATGTGGCCGGGGGAAAACTGCTGGTGAATTTCGACGGAAAAAAATTAATTGTTGCCAATACCGGCGCTCCGCTACAGGGCCCGCCCGAAAAATTGTTCGAACGATTTTACAAGGAAAATAATTCTACAGAATCTACCGGTCTCGGCCTTGCACTCGTCAAGCAGATCGCAGATACATATTCACTTATACTCTCACACAATTTTGAAAATGGAGTGCATTCCTTCACCATTGGGTTCTGA